ATCaatgttaataaaatatatgaatgatGATTATATGTATGAAAATGTTAGTGAAAGTTTCGCATATATATATGTGCATGCGTATGTATGTTAACAGTGGCGGAACCAGAAATTTCATAAGAGGGGggccaattaaatataaaatataacaaaaaattaacaaaatatgatttgtagcatatatatcaaaaaagtaattatattatataaaagtcaatgttcaactacatactttaagattttgatatttttaaacttgCTCGACGATGCTTCATGgaactaaaatcatcaattatcatctctgaagtgaattttgaagcaatttccttttcaatataTACAATCATACAATCTCTAAAATGTGTATATTGCATTTTGAGGAGCATTATCCAAAACAACTGCATCCACTTCTTTATTGTAAGAagctaataattttaacatttcaaGAAAATTTCCTCGATTCTGAGACTCATGACTCTCGTCATGTCCCCTAAAAGCACAAGCTTGAAACGTTAACCATTTGACAGTATCAATAGAGGCTTTAAGACGCAATCTATTGCTTAAAACTTGTTGTGAGCTTTGCTTAGCCAATACTTTGTCAATGTGACATAATTGATTAAGCAAATCTTTACAAGACTTAACAGCAATATTATGAGGAGAATTAAGAGATTTACCCACATGAGATAAAAATGCACAATCCTTTCCATTATTCACTTTTTTCCAATTGCGAAATCCTCCTGATGTGAATGGACTTGATTTTCTAGAAAATAAATAGCATGGAAGACAAAATGCAGCATCCACTTCTGGCGAATATTCTAGCCAAGAAAAACTCTTAAACCAATGAGCTTTGAAACGACGAGGATGACTTTCTAGACCAGAAAGAGGGTACTCATCCATAATAAATTGATATGGTCCAAACTTTATGTATGCTCTACGGATTTcatcttgttgattgataggaTAATTCCAAATTTGCGGACGCTTTCCGGGATCACGCATCAATGTATCAATATTAACTTGATCTATTTCAGTCCTTGCTATTTTGGAAGCAGGGGGTTGAATATCTTGCTCAACAAGTTGTGTCACAGGttgttcaataatattttgaacattactcaaagaatctgaagctgaattttgttcatcatatattctctcttttctcttgaaaaatgagtgaattgttttcatctttgacatttttaacttaacttgaactatctaacaaaaaaaaaaaacaaaaataattgcatatatattattttcttaaaaaaaaatattaaacctattgagcaataacaaataattttagaaacacaaatatataataaccaaaaataaagttattgatttacctgattattttttgttccaagtctcacaaaaaaataattctattgagttttgtcctcacttcaatctttgaacactgtccattataaaaataaataaattaattattttaaataaataatgtaaataatacttgacattgtcattaacttaaaaaaaattgaaatatacctctttgaatctttgttgtgcattcaatggttaatattttgttgttcacttctcttcaatggtttttcttcatatgtcttgttttggtatggaaagaaaattagaatgagaagagtagaagaccaaaagtttgggaatcactaaaagagagagaaaagtggcGCTATGCCTATGATAGTTTGaaacaaatatttgaaaaatgtactagggttactttaattaatagtatgggcttgggctagtataatagaatcatttttattaattattagaatgggctatttgttaacaagagcaacaataattcaaatatctaaTACATAAtgcagtttttagtttttttaatttataaaattttgtaagttatattttttttaatattatatataaaaaaatttaatattattaattattactatttactattttttttaaaaaaatttgggggGGACCATGGCCATCTTAGGTCCCCCGTGGATC
The Arachis duranensis cultivar V14167 chromosome 5, aradu.V14167.gnm2.J7QH, whole genome shotgun sequence genome window above contains:
- the LOC110281630 gene encoding uncharacterized protein LOC110281630, coding for MDEYPLSGLESHPRRFKAHWFKSFSWLEYSPEVDAAFCLPCYLFSRKSSPFTSGGFRNWKKVNNGKDCAFLSHVGKSLNSPHNIAVKSCKDLLNQLCHIDKVLAKQSSQQVLSNRLRLKASIDTVKWLTFQACAFRGHDESHESQNRGNFLEMLKLLASYNKEVDAVVLDNAPQNAIYTF